From a region of the Erythrobacter neustonensis genome:
- a CDS encoding AAA family ATPase has translation MTMTLDDVRSLAGAIRSQIAKAIVGQEAMVDMLLTAMLAEGHVLLEGPPGTAKTFLAQSFATTLGLDFGRIQFTPDLLPGDILGSNLFNFQTSQFTLTRGPVFCDLLLADEINRTPPKTQAALLEAMQERRVTLDGETHALPARFMVVATQNPIENQGVYPLPEAQLDRFLFKLLVPYPAEDEEARIVATYGKRSGPQRPADLGVTAVTDAAGLAAASAALDQVTVADEITRYVVRLIRATREHGELIVGASPRAAVLLAGAARARAALEGREYVIPDDVKALAVPVLRHRLTLSPAAEIEGRDMEALVADLVEATEAPR, from the coding sequence ATGACGATGACCCTTGACGATGTCCGCAGCCTTGCCGGCGCCATCCGCAGCCAGATCGCCAAGGCGATCGTCGGGCAGGAGGCGATGGTCGACATGCTGCTGACCGCGATGCTCGCCGAAGGCCACGTGCTGCTCGAAGGGCCGCCGGGCACCGCCAAGACCTTTCTCGCGCAGAGTTTTGCGACAACGCTCGGCCTCGATTTCGGACGGATCCAGTTCACCCCCGATCTTCTGCCGGGCGATATTCTGGGATCGAACCTGTTCAACTTCCAGACCAGCCAATTCACGCTGACGCGCGGGCCGGTGTTCTGCGACCTGTTGCTGGCGGATGAAATCAACCGCACCCCGCCCAAGACACAGGCCGCGCTGCTCGAAGCGATGCAGGAGCGCCGCGTCACGCTCGACGGGGAAACGCACGCGCTGCCCGCAAGGTTCATGGTGGTCGCAACCCAGAACCCGATCGAGAACCAGGGCGTCTATCCGCTTCCCGAAGCGCAGCTTGACCGGTTCCTGTTCAAGCTGCTCGTCCCCTATCCGGCAGAGGACGAAGAGGCGCGGATCGTGGCGACCTATGGCAAGCGTTCGGGCCCGCAGCGGCCCGCCGATCTCGGCGTCACCGCGGTGACCGATGCCGCCGGACTTGCCGCGGCCAGCGCGGCGCTCGATCAGGTGACGGTCGCGGACGAGATCACGCGCTATGTCGTGCGCCTGATCCGTGCGACCCGCGAACATGGCGAACTCATCGTCGGCGCCTCGCCGCGCGCCGCAGTGCTCCTTGCCGGTGCGGCCCGCGCGCGCGCCGCGCTGGAGGGGCGCGAATATGTGATCCCCGATGATGTGAAGGCGCTTGCCGTGCCCGTGCTGCGCCACCGCCTCACGCTCTCGCCCGCGGCCGAAATCGAAGGGCGCGACATGGAAGCACTGGTCGCCGATCTGGTCGAAGCAACCGAGGCCCCGCGCTGA
- a CDS encoding DUF4350 domain-containing protein, translating into MNAAAITPARPAAFSKAGALALVGGGFLLFLAMLWLIGSGAELGGSGNRGEGHAAANGLNGYSGLVRLVEAQGYAVERSRSRAGLATNGLLVLAPPHAADADAVADILTSRVYQGPTLLIVPKWQASAPGQNMSPEARGAFKRGWVTLEGTLPARWAEDLPAPYTFTHTPYPKDAVEVAQGAISAPLVPAPPQSRWRGMGRAGKLPTPAMTFAVRDPGQAQQPLITDPDGRVLAFSVTPQQGGKADPDAYPVIVLAEPDLANNYGLADPARAAAAIALVDALTDDGEIEEVTFDMTMNGFGASENLLTLAFRPPFLAATLSLLAALLIVGWRAFLRFGPAAAPAGPDIAFGKRQLITNGAGLILRARRFGLLGRPYAALAARRIADRLGLARAEAAAIDSALARRLPQEEPFTARAARLEAARTPADLVAAARNLDDLATRLTERPR; encoded by the coding sequence ATGAACGCCGCTGCGATAACGCCCGCACGCCCTGCGGCATTCTCCAAGGCCGGAGCCCTGGCTCTGGTGGGTGGCGGGTTCCTGCTGTTTCTGGCGATGCTGTGGCTGATCGGCTCGGGCGCCGAGCTTGGCGGAAGCGGCAACCGCGGCGAGGGGCACGCCGCAGCCAACGGGCTCAACGGCTATTCGGGCCTCGTGCGGCTGGTCGAGGCGCAGGGCTATGCGGTCGAACGTTCGCGCAGCCGCGCGGGCCTTGCCACCAATGGCCTGCTGGTGCTCGCCCCGCCGCACGCAGCCGATGCCGACGCCGTGGCCGACATCCTCACCAGCCGCGTCTATCAGGGGCCGACCCTGCTGATCGTGCCCAAGTGGCAGGCAAGCGCGCCGGGGCAGAATATGTCGCCCGAGGCGCGGGGCGCATTCAAGCGCGGCTGGGTAACGCTCGAGGGCACACTGCCGGCGCGGTGGGCCGAGGATCTGCCCGCGCCATACACCTTCACGCACACACCTTACCCGAAAGACGCGGTCGAGGTCGCCCAGGGCGCGATCAGCGCGCCGCTTGTGCCGGCGCCGCCGCAATCGCGCTGGCGCGGGATGGGCCGGGCGGGCAAGTTGCCGACCCCGGCAATGACGTTCGCGGTGCGAGACCCCGGACAAGCGCAGCAACCGCTCATCACCGATCCCGATGGCCGGGTGCTGGCGTTCTCGGTGACACCGCAGCAAGGGGGCAAGGCCGATCCCGATGCCTATCCGGTGATCGTGCTCGCCGAACCCGATCTTGCCAACAATTACGGGCTTGCCGACCCTGCCCGCGCGGCGGCCGCAATCGCATTGGTCGATGCGCTGACCGACGATGGCGAGATCGAGGAGGTAACCTTCGACATGACGATGAACGGCTTCGGGGCGAGCGAGAACCTGTTGACGCTGGCCTTTCGCCCGCCGTTCCTTGCCGCCACGCTGAGCCTGCTGGCCGCGCTGCTGATCGTGGGCTGGCGCGCCTTCCTGCGCTTCGGGCCGGCGGCAGCGCCCGCGGGGCCGGACATCGCCTTTGGCAAGCGCCAGCTGATCACCAATGGCGCGGGCCTGATCCTGCGCGCGCGCCGGTTCGGACTGCTGGGCAGGCCCTATGCCGCGCTGGCCGCGCGCCGCATTGCCGATCGCCTCGGGCTGGCGCGCGCCGAAGCGGCCGCGATCGATAGCGCGCTCGCCCGCCGCCTTCCGCAAGAAGAACCCTTCACGGCGCGCGCCGCGCGGTTGGAGGCGGCACGCACCCCCGCCGATCTTGTCGCCGCCGCCCGCAACCTCGACGATCTTGCCACCCGGCTTACCGAAAGACCCCGATGA
- a CDS encoding prephenate dehydratase, producing the protein MRAFPGPALAIVDRMREVAAADPARAIAFQGSPGANSHRAATEACPDLAPLPCFSFEDALDAVKDGRSGAAIIPIENSQHGRVADIHFLLPESGLHIVGEYFMPIHHALMALGEAAPGRSFEAAYSHPQALGQSRHYLRERGIVPLSHADTAGAAAYVAERGDLSVAAIAPALAAELYGLTIIENNVEDSADNMTRFVVLARDSLAPGALAGRPVMTTFIFEVKNIPAALYKALGGFATNGVNMTKLESYQQGTSFAATTFYADIIGAPGDPAVDRALEECAFHSKELRILGSYEQGRARG; encoded by the coding sequence ATGCGCGCATTTCCCGGCCCTGCCCTTGCTATCGTCGACCGGATGCGGGAGGTCGCCGCAGCCGATCCGGCGCGCGCGATCGCGTTTCAGGGCTCGCCGGGGGCCAATTCGCACCGCGCCGCGACCGAAGCATGTCCCGATCTTGCCCCCCTGCCCTGCTTCAGCTTCGAGGATGCGCTCGATGCGGTGAAGGACGGGCGCAGCGGCGCGGCGATCATCCCGATCGAAAATTCGCAGCATGGCCGCGTGGCAGATATCCACTTTCTGCTGCCCGAAAGCGGGCTGCACATCGTCGGCGAATATTTCATGCCGATCCACCATGCGCTGATGGCGCTGGGCGAGGCGGCACCGGGTCGCAGCTTCGAGGCGGCCTATTCGCACCCCCAGGCGCTGGGCCAGTCGCGCCATTATCTGCGTGAGCGCGGGATCGTGCCCCTGAGCCATGCCGACACCGCGGGCGCGGCTGCCTACGTCGCCGAGCGCGGCGACCTGTCAGTGGCGGCGATCGCGCCCGCATTGGCCGCCGAGCTTTACGGGCTGACCATCATCGAGAACAATGTCGAGGACAGCGCCGACAACATGACGCGGTTCGTCGTGCTCGCGCGCGATTCGCTGGCGCCGGGCGCGCTGGCTGGGCGGCCGGTGATGACGACCTTCATCTTCGAGGTGAAGAACATCCCTGCCGCGCTTTACAAGGCGCTAGGCGGGTTCGCTACCAACGGCGTCAACATGACCAAGCTGGAAAGTTACCAGCAGGGCACCAGCTTTGCCGCGACCACCTTCTATGCCGACATCATCGGCGCGCCGGGCGATCCGGCGGTCGACCGCGCGCTCGAAGAATGTGCGTTCCATTCCAAGGAATTGCGCATTCTGGGCAGTTACGAACAGGGCCGCGCGCGCGGGTGA
- a CDS encoding c-type cytochrome, with translation MTQDNSSQENAGSRNGGGDLFNTAAGWVLFAAGLGLGLSILSGKYFHGDKPERPEKLGYVIEGAVEDTGGAAEVSIADALNAMPAADLVAAGEKAFAKCQSCHTINAGGANGIGPNLYGTMGKALGSHAGFAYSAELKAKGGTWDWEAMNAWLKNPKAYVPGTKMSFAGLSKVEDRAAIAAYLNAQGSNLPFPAASAPAAAPEGEATPAAGETPAAGETPAADATPAAQ, from the coding sequence ATGACACAGGACAACTCTTCGCAGGAAAACGCTGGCAGCCGGAATGGTGGCGGCGATCTGTTCAACACCGCCGCAGGCTGGGTGCTGTTCGCAGCCGGTCTTGGCTTGGGTCTTTCGATCCTGTCGGGCAAGTATTTCCACGGCGACAAGCCGGAACGGCCCGAGAAGCTCGGCTATGTGATCGAAGGCGCGGTCGAGGACACCGGCGGCGCTGCCGAAGTGTCGATCGCCGATGCGCTCAACGCGATGCCCGCCGCCGATCTGGTTGCCGCAGGCGAAAAGGCCTTTGCCAAGTGCCAGAGCTGCCACACGATCAATGCGGGCGGTGCGAACGGCATCGGCCCCAACCTTTACGGCACCATGGGCAAGGCGCTCGGCAGCCACGCAGGCTTCGCTTACAGCGCGGAGCTGAAGGCCAAGGGCGGCACCTGGGATTGGGAGGCTATGAACGCCTGGCTCAAGAACCCCAAGGCCTATGTCCCCGGCACCAAGATGAGCTTTGCCGGCCTGTCGAAGGTTGAAGATCGCGCCGCGATCGCGGCCTATCTGAATGCGCAGGGTTCGAACCTGCCGTTCCCGGCAGCTTCCGCGCCCGCCGCCGCACCCGAGGGTGAAGCCACCCCTGCAGCCGGCGAAACCCCTGCAGCCGGCGAAACGCCCGCTGCCGACGCGACCCCGGCAGCGCAGTAA
- a CDS encoding RlmE family RNA methyltransferase encodes MTRGAKEPGKRVKTAKGRTASQVRWLERQLNDPYVRQAKADGYRSRAAYKLIELDEKFGLLKSATRVVDLGIAPGGWSQVVRARKPKAEVVGIDLLPVEPLEGVTIFQMDFMADEAPAALADALGGPPDLVMSDMAANTVGHKQTDHLRTMGLVEAAVWFATENLAPGGAFVAKVLAGGTDADLLALLKRNFATVKHAKPPASRKGSSEWYVIAQGFKGGA; translated from the coding sequence ATGACGCGCGGGGCCAAGGAACCGGGCAAGCGGGTCAAGACCGCCAAGGGCCGCACCGCGAGCCAGGTGCGCTGGCTCGAACGCCAGCTCAACGATCCTTACGTCAGGCAGGCCAAGGCCGACGGCTATCGCAGCCGCGCGGCCTACAAGCTGATCGAGCTCGACGAGAAATTCGGGCTGCTGAAAAGCGCGACCCGCGTGGTCGATCTGGGGATCGCACCGGGCGGGTGGAGCCAGGTCGTGCGCGCCAGGAAGCCCAAGGCCGAGGTGGTAGGGATCGACCTCCTGCCGGTGGAGCCGCTCGAAGGGGTGACGATCTTCCAGATGGATTTCATGGCCGACGAAGCGCCTGCGGCGCTCGCCGATGCGCTGGGCGGGCCGCCCGATCTCGTCATGTCCGACATGGCGGCGAACACCGTCGGCCACAAGCAGACCGATCACTTGCGCACGATGGGACTGGTCGAGGCGGCCGTGTGGTTCGCGACCGAGAACCTTGCGCCCGGCGGCGCCTTCGTTGCCAAGGTGCTGGCAGGCGGGACCGATGCCGATCTGCTCGCGCTGCTCAAGCGCAATTTCGCCACGGTCAAACACGCAAAACCCCCGGCGAGCCGCAAGGGCTCGTCGGAGTGGTATGTGATCGCGCAAGGATTCAAGGGGGGGGCGTGA
- a CDS encoding Ppx/GppA phosphatase family protein, producing MAETLPPDRNKNAGKKRGGKSGKVADFRYKRPPQSDSRNPGGREPRAKGAGGDPRRGARVANKAAVTRAQPDLADITAFKGPANGEAYAALDLGTNNCRLLIARPSGRDFTVIDAFSRVVKLGEGLATSGRLSDAAMERTLGALTICADKLQRRNVRLARSVATEACRRASNGHEFIERVRRETGIALDIISAEEEARLAVLGCHILLESGNGPAVIFDIGGGSTELVLVEPDARSRVPRILDWQSVPWGVVSLTDTVGRGEDSEAARIARFARMRKLVADSFAPFAARVADTARHPDIRLLGTSGTVTTLASLYLELPSYDRKAVDGLIVPASEMRGISERLSVMTPFERATLPCIGQDRADLVVAGCAILEAILDLWPARRLGVADRGIREGILRSIMAAERQSEQTLKALIRQRSTKPTGGLVR from the coding sequence ATGGCGGAAACACTCCCGCCGGACAGAAACAAGAATGCTGGGAAAAAACGGGGCGGCAAGTCCGGTAAGGTAGCCGATTTCCGCTACAAACGCCCTCCCCAGTCCGATTCGCGCAATCCCGGCGGGCGGGAGCCTCGCGCCAAAGGTGCAGGCGGCGACCCGCGGCGCGGTGCGCGTGTGGCCAACAAGGCCGCGGTCACCCGCGCGCAGCCCGACCTTGCCGACATCACCGCCTTCAAGGGCCCGGCCAATGGCGAGGCCTATGCCGCGCTCGATCTGGGCACCAACAATTGCCGCCTGCTGATCGCGCGCCCGTCGGGGCGAGACTTCACCGTGATCGATGCCTTCAGCCGCGTGGTGAAGCTGGGCGAGGGACTGGCGACCAGCGGGCGCCTGTCCGATGCGGCGATGGAGCGCACGCTGGGCGCGCTGACGATCTGCGCCGACAAGCTGCAACGCCGCAATGTCCGCCTTGCGCGCAGCGTCGCGACCGAGGCGTGTCGCAGGGCCAGCAATGGCCATGAATTCATCGAACGGGTGCGCCGCGAAACCGGGATCGCGCTCGATATCATCAGCGCCGAGGAAGAGGCGCGGCTGGCGGTGCTGGGCTGCCATATCCTGCTCGAATCGGGCAACGGCCCTGCGGTGATCTTCGATATCGGCGGCGGATCGACCGAACTGGTGCTGGTCGAACCCGATGCCCGCAGCCGCGTGCCGCGCATTCTCGACTGGCAGAGCGTGCCGTGGGGCGTGGTGTCGCTGACCGACACGGTGGGCCGCGGCGAAGACAGCGAGGCGGCGCGGATCGCCCGCTTTGCCCGGATGCGCAAACTCGTTGCCGACAGTTTCGCGCCCTTTGCCGCGCGAGTCGCAGACACCGCCCGCCATCCCGATATCCGCCTGCTCGGCACCAGCGGCACGGTGACAACGCTCGCCAGCCTCTACCTCGAATTGCCGAGCTATGACCGCAAGGCGGTCGACGGGCTGATCGTCCCTGCAAGCGAGATGCGCGGGATCAGCGAAAGGTTGAGCGTGATGACCCCGTTCGAACGCGCGACGCTGCCCTGCATCGGGCAGGACCGCGCGGATCTGGTGGTCGCCGGTTGCGCGATCCTCGAAGCGATTCTCGACCTGTGGCCCGCGCGCCGTCTCGGCGTCGCCGATCGCGGTATCCGCGAGGGCATCCTCAGAAGCATCATGGCCGCAGAGCGCCAGTCGGAGCAGACATTGAAAGCCTTAATCAGACAGCGCAGCACCAAGCCCACCGGAGGGTTGGTGCGATGA
- a CDS encoding LOG family protein, translating to MTDHDLTNRKFYRAGEETRFAEGGPERTPQTAHPAYKLAFRDTDFLLRDELRPVRFQLELLKPEMLLDEARVGSTLVMYGSARIPSPAQAEARIEAAKNADEYDQKVAERLAEKAKYYDEAYKLARLVSEKGIIENGLRQFVVTTGGGPSIMEAGNRGASDAGSESIGLNIVLPHEQAPNPYVTPYLSFQFHYFALRKMHFLLRARAVAVFPGGFGTFDEFFELVTLIQTGKMKPMPIILFGKAFWERVVNFEALAEEGVISKGDLDLFTWVETAEEAWDCICDFYEIKDPTSDD from the coding sequence ATGACTGACCATGATCTGACCAACCGCAAGTTCTACCGCGCCGGCGAGGAAACCCGTTTTGCCGAGGGCGGCCCCGAACGCACCCCGCAAACCGCGCACCCGGCATACAAGCTCGCCTTCCGCGACACCGATTTCCTGCTGCGCGACGAATTGCGCCCGGTGCGCTTCCAGCTCGAACTGCTGAAACCCGAAATGCTGCTCGACGAAGCGCGCGTGGGTTCGACGCTGGTGATGTATGGTTCGGCCCGCATTCCTTCGCCTGCGCAGGCCGAGGCGCGGATCGAGGCGGCCAAGAACGCCGACGAATACGACCAGAAGGTGGCCGAGCGGCTGGCCGAAAAGGCCAAGTATTACGACGAAGCCTACAAGCTCGCGCGTCTCGTCAGCGAGAAGGGCATCATCGAAAACGGCCTGCGCCAGTTCGTCGTCACCACTGGCGGCGGGCCGTCGATCATGGAAGCGGGCAATCGCGGCGCGTCGGATGCCGGCTCCGAATCGATCGGGCTCAACATCGTGCTCCCGCACGAACAGGCGCCCAACCCTTACGTGACGCCCTATCTCAGCTTCCAGTTCCACTATTTCGCGCTGCGCAAGATGCACTTCCTCCTGCGCGCGCGCGCAGTGGCGGTGTTCCCGGGCGGGTTCGGGACCTTCGACGAATTCTTCGAACTCGTCACGCTGATCCAGACCGGCAAGATGAAGCCGATGCCGATCATCCTGTTCGGCAAGGCTTTCTGGGAACGCGTCGTCAATTTCGAGGCGCTGGCCGAGGAAGGCGTGATCTCCAAGGGCGATCTCGACCTGTTCACCTGGGTCGAAACCGCCGAGGAAGCGTGGGATTGCATCTGCGATTTCTACGAAATCAAGGACCCCACCAGCGACGATTGA
- the thiD gene encoding bifunctional hydroxymethylpyrimidine kinase/phosphomethylpyrimidine kinase, which produces MTVATPPRILSIAGSDSSGGAGIQADIKTIAMLGGYAMTAITAITAQNTTGVQGVAAIAPDMVAQQIASCVGDIGVDAIKIGMLASPEVIAVVADALGAVEAPVVLDPVMIATSGAVLVGPDAVERLRRDLFPRATLLTPNLPELAHLAGRDLPDHAAMVEAARELADASGAAVLAKGGHAQGDRITDVLIVAGGAPLAFDHARIDTAHTHGTGCTLSSAIATLLGRGESLAEAVRLAREFVFAAIAAAPGFGAGHGPLGHQAVR; this is translated from the coding sequence ATGACCGTTGCCACCCCTCCCCGCATCCTCAGCATCGCCGGTTCCGATTCCTCGGGCGGTGCGGGCATCCAGGCCGATATCAAGACGATCGCGATGCTCGGCGGTTATGCGATGACCGCGATCACCGCGATCACCGCGCAGAACACCACTGGCGTGCAGGGGGTCGCGGCCATCGCGCCCGATATGGTCGCGCAGCAGATCGCCTCGTGCGTCGGAGATATCGGGGTCGATGCAATCAAGATCGGGATGCTGGCCAGCCCCGAGGTGATCGCGGTTGTTGCCGACGCGCTTGGCGCGGTCGAAGCGCCCGTCGTGCTCGATCCGGTGATGATCGCAACCAGCGGCGCGGTGCTGGTGGGGCCGGACGCGGTGGAACGCTTGCGCCGCGACCTGTTCCCGCGCGCGACCCTTCTCACCCCCAACCTCCCCGAACTGGCGCATCTGGCCGGACGCGATCTGCCCGACCACGCGGCAATGGTAGAGGCGGCGCGCGAACTGGCCGATGCAAGCGGCGCAGCGGTGCTGGCCAAGGGCGGGCACGCGCAGGGCGACCGGATCACCGACGTGCTGATCGTGGCCGGAGGCGCGCCGCTCGCCTTCGATCATGCGCGGATCGATACTGCGCATACGCACGGCACGGGCTGCACGCTATCCAGCGCGATCGCCACCTTGCTGGGGCGCGGCGAGAGCCTCGCCGAAGCGGTCAGGCTGGCGCGCGAATTCGTGTTTGCCGCGATCGCCGCCGCGCCCGGTTTTGGCGCTGGCCACGGGCCGCTGGGGCATCAGGCGGTGCGCTGA
- a CDS encoding TonB-dependent siderophore receptor, with product MRDGAATGGAADAGTASNEILITGVRQAYRGDFALREIPQAIAAIEDTAIAQNNFLRLADALDLNASVSRQNSLGGLFDSFAVRGFTGDENIPTGYLVNGFNGGRGFGGPRDVAGIERIEVLKGPAAAVLGRGEPGGTVNLVTKQAELGRSFGSAAVQYGSFGRFRAEADLNLALADGLTARLIGYGESGDTFRDFVDQRRWGFLPSVGLAMGDRTRLTYDFEYSRVETPFDRGVVVLNGDFDTVPFTRFLGEPGDGDHMARATGHQLRVQHDLGNDWSVLVGASLRDTLLTGFSSDAELVPSRQQLFRDGRSLSRQRRSRRYDSQQWVVRAELSGAFETGALRHRVLIGADHDQFDNDQQFGRFRPPPLSANPSEQAGNIIDILDPVYGRFPLPTPGPQNDRLDVQRSSGFFVQDQISLTDRLQVRIGGRYDDVSLRTLNRLTGIDSRRSAGRFSPQAGIVYEISAPLTLYAAYGEGFRANIGTDVNGAIFDPETSTSTEVGVKVSALGGRLNGTLAVFQLNKDNVLASDTGNPGFSVAIGKARSRGVEFDLAGQLPGDVDVLVSYAYLDAEARSTLLEPNFNFQIRPGDPLINIPDHSFNAQASKRFAVAGADAMLGAGIRYVGERSGETGTAFTLPAHTLVRLFGEFEPVTGITVFAAVQNLFDARWYANSYAPLWVQPGAPRTASIGLRGQF from the coding sequence ATGAGGGACGGCGCTGCCACCGGCGGTGCCGCCGACGCCGGGACGGCATCGAACGAAATCCTGATCACGGGCGTGCGGCAGGCCTATCGCGGCGACTTTGCCTTGCGCGAAATCCCGCAAGCGATTGCCGCGATCGAAGATACCGCGATCGCGCAGAACAACTTCCTGCGCCTCGCCGATGCGCTCGATCTCAACGCATCGGTTTCGCGGCAGAATTCGCTGGGCGGGTTGTTCGACAGCTTCGCCGTGCGCGGCTTTACCGGGGACGAGAACATCCCGACCGGATACCTCGTCAACGGCTTCAACGGCGGGCGCGGCTTCGGCGGTCCACGCGATGTCGCCGGGATCGAGCGGATCGAAGTGCTCAAGGGGCCGGCCGCTGCGGTGCTGGGCCGCGGCGAGCCGGGCGGCACGGTCAATCTGGTGACCAAGCAGGCAGAACTCGGACGCTCTTTCGGCAGCGCGGCGGTGCAATATGGCAGTTTCGGCCGCTTTCGCGCCGAGGCCGACCTCAATCTTGCGCTGGCTGATGGCCTTACCGCGCGCCTCATCGGTTATGGCGAAAGCGGGGACACGTTCCGCGACTTTGTCGATCAACGCCGCTGGGGTTTCCTGCCCTCGGTCGGTCTTGCGATGGGAGACCGCACACGCCTGACCTATGACTTCGAATATTCGCGCGTCGAAACCCCGTTCGATCGCGGTGTGGTGGTGCTGAACGGCGATTTCGACACGGTGCCGTTCACCCGCTTTCTGGGCGAGCCGGGCGATGGCGACCACATGGCCCGCGCGACCGGGCACCAGCTGCGCGTGCAGCACGATCTCGGCAATGACTGGAGCGTGCTGGTCGGCGCAAGTCTGCGCGATACCTTGCTGACGGGCTTTTCGTCCGATGCGGAACTGGTGCCCTCGCGCCAGCAATTGTTCCGGGACGGGCGCTCGCTGTCGCGCCAGCGCCGTTCGCGCCGCTATGATTCGCAGCAATGGGTCGTCCGCGCGGAATTGTCCGGCGCGTTCGAAACGGGTGCCCTGCGTCACCGCGTTCTGATCGGCGCCGACCATGACCAATTCGACAACGACCAGCAGTTCGGCCGCTTCCGCCCGCCCCCGCTGAGCGCCAATCCTTCGGAGCAGGCCGGCAACATCATCGACATTCTCGATCCGGTCTATGGCCGCTTCCCGCTGCCGACCCCCGGACCGCAGAACGACCGGCTCGATGTGCAGCGATCCAGCGGGTTCTTCGTGCAGGACCAGATCAGCCTGACGGACCGGCTGCAGGTCCGCATCGGTGGCCGCTACGATGATGTCAGCCTGCGCACGCTTAACCGCCTGACCGGCATCGATAGCCGGCGCAGCGCCGGGCGGTTCAGTCCGCAAGCCGGGATCGTCTATGAGATCAGCGCGCCGCTGACGCTCTATGCCGCTTATGGCGAGGGCTTTCGCGCGAATATCGGCACGGACGTCAATGGCGCGATCTTCGACCCCGAGACGAGCACTTCCACCGAGGTAGGGGTGAAGGTGTCGGCGCTTGGCGGGCGGCTCAACGGAACGCTGGCGGTGTTCCAGTTGAACAAGGACAACGTGCTGGCCAGCGACACCGGCAATCCGGGCTTTTCGGTCGCGATCGGCAAGGCCCGCAGCCGCGGTGTGGAATTCGATCTCGCCGGCCAGCTTCCCGGCGATGTAGATGTGCTGGTCAGCTATGCCTACCTCGATGCCGAAGCGCGATCGACCTTGCTCGAACCCAATTTCAATTTCCAGATCCGCCCGGGCGATCCCCTGATCAACATCCCCGATCACAGCTTCAACGCGCAGGCGAGCAAGCGGTTTGCCGTGGCCGGTGCCGACGCGATGCTGGGCGCGGGCATCCGGTATGTCGGTGAACGGTCCGGCGAAACCGGCACGGCCTTCACCCTGCCCGCGCACACGCTGGTGCGATTGTTCGGGGAGTTCGAGCCGGTCACGGGCATCACGGTGTTCGCGGCGGTGCAGAACCTGTTCGACGCGCGCTGGTATGCCAACAGCTATGCGCCCCTGTGGGTGCAACCGGGCGCGCCGCGCACCGCGTCTATCGGGCTTCGCGGCCAGTTTTGA
- a CDS encoding ABC transporter ATP-binding protein has protein sequence MTPSLEARSLSLTRDGAVVLTDVSFIVAPGEVYALLGGNGAGKSTTLLTLLGFLQPSGGEVLVNGRTVASDVEAARAQIAYLPEAASLYGHLDAYENLGYFLDLAGRKVTRADLDAALDQVALPPEARKRRMQSYSKGMRQKTAIALAVLRDAPILLVDEPTSGLDPVAIDEFHDMVKALAAAGRTVLMVTHDVYGACQVSDRVGLLRAGRLVGSFEAAEGSRIDTETVHAAFAERSAP, from the coding sequence ATGACTCCATCCCTCGAAGCTCGCTCACTCTCGCTCACGCGTGACGGCGCAGTGGTTCTGACCGACGTGTCCTTCATCGTCGCACCGGGCGAAGTCTATGCCCTGCTTGGCGGCAACGGCGCGGGCAAATCGACCACGCTGCTGACCCTGCTGGGCTTTCTCCAACCATCAGGCGGCGAGGTGCTGGTCAACGGCCGGACAGTTGCGAGCGATGTCGAAGCCGCCCGCGCGCAGATCGCCTACTTGCCGGAAGCGGCGTCGCTCTACGGCCATCTCGATGCTTACGAGAACCTCGGCTATTTCCTCGATCTGGCGGGCCGCAAGGTGACGCGGGCAGACCTTGATGCGGCGCTCGATCAGGTGGCCCTGCCGCCCGAGGCGCGGAAGCGGCGGATGCAATCCTATTCCAAGGGGATGCGTCAGAAAACCGCGATCGCTTTGGCAGTGCTGCGCGATGCGCCGATCCTGCTGGTTGACGAACCGACCTCGGGCCTCGATCCGGTCGCCATCGATGAATTTCACGACATGGTGAAGGCGCTGGCCGCTGCGGGGCGCACGGTGCTGATGGTGACCCATGACGTTTACGGTGCGTGCCAGGTCTCAGACCGCGTCGGACTGCTGCGCGCAGGGCGCCTGGTCGGTAGTTTCGAGGCGGCAGAGGGGTCGCGGATCGACACCGAGACCGTTCATGCCGCATTTGCCGAACGTTCCGCGCCATGA